In one window of Bemisia tabaci chromosome 6, PGI_BMITA_v3 DNA:
- the LOC109038487 gene encoding tubulin polyglutamylase complex subunit 2 isoform X2 — MTCQIQCIKNIKFEKRPPCERAVIAAWEQRYTCILPDDVRQFYSSIDGFRLTWDFQYGDSLLPIGNMSINPICELQQIGKYSETSEETDTPSIYDVELMYRTNGLLADNVPSFGSSCSIFVIEKLKYDMGDVCLVFNEQQEYGEDPKICFMDTSYEWHLIADNFTQYFRMMLAHLGMPLWQLKLTPLGLSLEADVSFHIHLTVAFYRSTIAFSKLLKIRDKIGNIQCSSNNQAMKSAKKL, encoded by the exons gCCAGATACAATGtattaaaaacattaaatttgaaAAGCGACCTCCGTGTGAGCGAGCTGTGATTGCTGCCTGGGAGCAAAGGTACACTTGTATTCTCCCGGATGATGTACGGCAGTTTTACTCTTCTATTGATGGTTTCAGATTAACATGGGACTTTCAGTATGGAG attcCCTCCTCCCCATAGGAAACATGTCAATCAACCCGATTTGTGAACTACAGCAAATCGGGAAGTACTCTGAAACCTCGGAGGAAACAGACACACCTTCAATTTATGATGTTGAGCTGATGTACAGGACCAATGGCCTTTTGGCAGATAACGTCCCTAGTTTTGGGAGCAGCTGCAGTATTTTTGTCATCGAAAAACTCAAATACGATATGGGCGACGTATGTCTTGTTTTCAACGAACAGCAGGAATACGGTGAAGACCCAAAAATCTGCTTCATGGATACAAGTTATGAATGGCACCTTATTGCTGACAATTTCACGCAGTATTTTAGAATGATGCTTGCGCACTTGGGCATGCCTCTTTGGCAGCTCAAATTAACACCGCTTGGACTATCACTTGAAGCTGATGTAAGCTTCCATATTCATCTCACAGTTGCGTTCTACAGGTCTACAATTGCATTttcgaaacttttaaaaataagagacaaAATAGGAAATATCCAATGTTCATCAAATAATCAAGCAATGAAGAGTgcgaaaaaattgtaa
- the LOC109038487 gene encoding tubulin polyglutamylase complex subunit 2 isoform X1, with the protein MSYIVDVVSEDSFFKNLTLGITDHLSQIQCIKNIKFEKRPPCERAVIAAWEQRYTCILPDDVRQFYSSIDGFRLTWDFQYGDSLLPIGNMSINPICELQQIGKYSETSEETDTPSIYDVELMYRTNGLLADNVPSFGSSCSIFVIEKLKYDMGDVCLVFNEQQEYGEDPKICFMDTSYEWHLIADNFTQYFRMMLAHLGMPLWQLKLTPLGLSLEADSLISLIAPHLLQTDASCYVQALDLNDFPSSNLDASVFKMKKQPMKG; encoded by the exons ATGTCTTATATTGTTGATGTTGTCTCTGAGGACTCGTTTTTCAAGAACTTAACTTTGGGCATTACAGATCATCTAA gCCAGATACAATGtattaaaaacattaaatttgaaAAGCGACCTCCGTGTGAGCGAGCTGTGATTGCTGCCTGGGAGCAAAGGTACACTTGTATTCTCCCGGATGATGTACGGCAGTTTTACTCTTCTATTGATGGTTTCAGATTAACATGGGACTTTCAGTATGGAG attcCCTCCTCCCCATAGGAAACATGTCAATCAACCCGATTTGTGAACTACAGCAAATCGGGAAGTACTCTGAAACCTCGGAGGAAACAGACACACCTTCAATTTATGATGTTGAGCTGATGTACAGGACCAATGGCCTTTTGGCAGATAACGTCCCTAGTTTTGGGAGCAGCTGCAGTATTTTTGTCATCGAAAAACTCAAATACGATATGGGCGACGTATGTCTTGTTTTCAACGAACAGCAGGAATACGGTGAAGACCCAAAAATCTGCTTCATGGATACAAGTTATGAATGGCACCTTATTGCTGACAATTTCACGCAGTATTTTAGAATGATGCTTGCGCACTTGGGCATGCCTCTTTGGCAGCTCAAATTAACACCGCTTGGACTATCACTTGAAGCTGAT TCATTGATCTCACTGATTGCTCCTCATCTATTGCAAACAGACGCAAGTTGTTATGTTCAAGCCCTGGATTTGAATGATTTTCCTAGTTCAAATCTTGACGCCAGCGTTTTCAAGATGAAGAAGCAACCCATGAAAGGCTAA